From Aquificota bacterium, one genomic window encodes:
- a CDS encoding hemolysin family protein, producing the protein MDASSHAIYTEVLILTFLLFLSGFFSASEVVFFGANPYLLKLKRRRRIYSALLRLLSKPREVLLTILIGNELVNILISSYGTKLFVDLFGSKGAGIAVLFSSTLIFLFGEVLPKNMVLPFTTRLAPIYYIPFVLIHKLMYPIRKVLSMPVNRLIEMIKVEEKEKEPREAFLELIEVGLSMGYFDKKEIEPVERAISLRDITVKEIMTPKPDIFMLWEELTLEEALEEIINKKHSKIPLYSKSPDHITGILYVKDIVPLYANLKRKLGELKREALFVPEILSIIDLIKEMRSKGTQIALVVGEHGELSGLVSVYDIMKYIFGDVQESWEEDIIKLSKNTYLVSGWVDVERVAKEIGFSLPEDYEYDTIGGFVMAMLSKVPEEGDEFVYDGFKFVVDKMEGNRIVSLFITQKEEEKA; encoded by the coding sequence ATGGACGCATCCTCTCATGCAATCTATACTGAAGTTCTAATATTAACCTTTCTACTTTTCCTCTCTGGCTTCTTTAGCGCTTCCGAAGTGGTCTTCTTTGGAGCAAACCCCTACTTACTCAAACTAAAAAGAAGAAGGCGCATATACTCGGCCTTGCTTCGCCTCCTTTCAAAGCCAAGGGAGGTGCTTTTAACCATACTCATAGGCAACGAGCTGGTAAATATACTTATCTCTTCTTACGGCACCAAGCTTTTTGTAGACCTTTTTGGCTCTAAGGGGGCGGGCATTGCGGTCCTCTTTTCAAGCACCCTCATCTTCCTCTTTGGCGAGGTTCTTCCCAAAAATATGGTTTTACCCTTTACCACAAGGCTTGCACCCATCTATTACATACCCTTTGTCCTAATACACAAGCTTATGTATCCAATAAGAAAAGTCCTTTCTATGCCAGTAAACAGATTGATAGAGATGATAAAGGTGGAGGAAAAGGAGAAGGAGCCAAGGGAGGCCTTTTTGGAGCTTATAGAGGTAGGCCTATCCATGGGCTACTTTGACAAAAAGGAGATTGAACCGGTAGAAAGGGCCATAAGCCTAAGGGATATTACAGTAAAGGAGATAATGACCCCAAAACCAGACATCTTTATGTTGTGGGAGGAGCTAACCCTTGAGGAGGCCCTTGAGGAGATAATAAATAAAAAACACAGCAAAATACCCCTTTATTCAAAAAGCCCAGACCACATAACGGGCATACTCTATGTAAAGGATATTGTGCCTTTATATGCTAATCTAAAGAGAAAATTGGGAGAACTAAAAAGGGAAGCCCTTTTTGTGCCAGAGATACTTAGCATAATAGACCTTATAAAGGAGATGAGAAGCAAAGGCACACAGATAGCCTTAGTGGTGGGAGAGCATGGGGAGCTTTCTGGCCTTGTGAGCGTTTATGACATAATGAAGTATATCTTTGGCGATGTGCAGGAGAGCTGGGAAGAAGACATAATCAAGCTTTCAAAGAACACCTACTTGGTAAGCGGTTGGGTGGATGTGGAAAGGGTGGCAAAGGAAATAGGCTTTAGCCTTCCCGAAGACTATGAGTATGATACCATTGGGGGCTTTGTGATGGCCATGCTTTCAAAGGTGCCCGAAGAAGGGGATGAGTTTGTCTACGATGGATTTAAGTTTGTAGTGGATAAGATGGAAGGAAACAGGATAGTTAGCCTCTTTATAACCCAAAAGGAGGAGGAAAAGGCTTGA
- a CDS encoding helicase — protein MGGFDSVLGFVFEGAFKLGFLKDRIPDYKDFTEGVFAKLKGEAERAEDEELVRIIEDIERAFDKYDVFNPPENMRELSRLYVSYTEDGEGQGIRREWKEIYTKLVFAIGYAGGYFYNKSLKDVELKRYEMGEESDEIIWQNADLVFVEGKTLHIVDFKLGGTRKVLRDILTGSRNRIPIQTYGIPVNLSLGELEFYNFLEKFMQVKEKLRESEDVFVENKGLLQVLSYAVDFLCSEEDPIDEVSLELLYPVQEPLSLRFFVKNREGLVKFAEELKELYKDIKGKEKLYREVDVEPEKEGARKKRVREEVSKRIGELEEEIKRREKEKLVLKTGDINAVRDDVKRRLEDFMKRPEPCKAIALLHSAGSGKTSRTRELILGMEGKHVVLYMATRLILLNREIDKLREVKKESSKSIELVYERGKYKGNVAIDRGTHFKSVGGKREGKLQATVKKIYELVQDKRPDLVWAFATIQSLVETARGGKTSEHLDTLLGPYFKDYHIHIILDEFLGYKNGFFAIMEMLRFLEKVRSKGRKASLYIFDANGYSPNLLLKLMEEYKEFEVVPDSLVLSQYEDEVKTYYKDIPFEVYAKHGFPANGLVVSKKFIRVEKKEEIPKHLASYIKETLNNKESTGFAFIQDKEIINDLVRELEVFGLSSIRVHASSKKSQEQINNGWEDVILGTSSVSRGLDFSRPHKPVDYIYIVVQSWGIENNLVETIQALSRSRGDEITENRPKHLHLIYIIDQNIDNAVDNIASYMDHPDKDLVRLIYTKEQLEGFLDLDVAITKIVEQFLSKPEDKVLVPVPTQHKSRYIDNVISRYENAVAFVDDIYDIEKQEDIRDFKELLKNIAYTYTSIKRTFQKFSYYHPYILLEDYEIFFRIDNEKRWKLKKLFESVKPILKEHNNERTQELEEFLEEVLPTEENKAPLIIPVYSMVFVNNWLRENEKLELKISKRAGRGNAEVLGGDLEPRTLCYLGSHIEYACIPLGENYPYKEVLSGRFAKFPVKFIKSLLEG, from the coding sequence ATGGGGGGTTTTGATAGTGTCCTTGGGTTTGTCTTTGAGGGGGCCTTTAAGCTGGGGTTTTTAAAAGATAGGATTCCTGACTATAAGGATTTTACTGAGGGTGTTTTTGCCAAGCTAAAGGGTGAAGCAGAAAGGGCAGAAGATGAAGAGCTTGTAAGAATAATAGAGGATATAGAGAGAGCCTTTGACAAGTATGATGTTTTTAATCCACCTGAGAATATGAGGGAGCTAAGCAGGCTTTATGTGAGTTATACAGAAGATGGGGAAGGGCAGGGTATAAGAAGGGAGTGGAAGGAGATATATACTAAGCTTGTCTTTGCCATAGGCTATGCAGGTGGGTATTTTTACAACAAGAGCCTTAAGGATGTGGAGCTTAAAAGGTATGAGATGGGGGAAGAGTCGGATGAGATCATATGGCAGAATGCGGACCTGGTCTTTGTGGAAGGTAAAACGCTTCATATAGTAGACTTTAAGCTTGGTGGAACGAGAAAGGTTTTAAGAGATATTTTAACTGGTTCAAGAAATAGGATACCTATACAAACCTACGGTATACCAGTAAATCTGTCTTTGGGTGAGCTGGAGTTTTATAACTTTTTAGAGAAGTTTATGCAAGTGAAGGAAAAGTTGAGGGAGTCGGAGGATGTTTTTGTGGAAAATAAGGGGCTTTTGCAGGTGCTTTCTTATGCGGTAGATTTTCTCTGTTCTGAAGAGGATCCTATAGATGAGGTTAGCTTGGAGCTTTTGTATCCAGTGCAGGAGCCTTTGAGCCTTAGGTTTTTTGTAAAAAACAGAGAGGGGCTTGTAAAGTTTGCAGAGGAGTTAAAGGAGCTGTATAAGGATATAAAGGGTAAGGAAAAGCTTTATAGGGAAGTGGATGTAGAGCCAGAAAAGGAGGGGGCAAGGAAAAAGAGAGTAAGAGAAGAGGTAAGTAAAAGAATTGGAGAGCTGGAAGAGGAGATAAAGAGAAGGGAAAAAGAAAAGCTTGTGCTTAAGACTGGAGATATAAATGCTGTTAGGGATGATGTTAAAAGAAGACTGGAAGATTTTATGAAAAGGCCTGAGCCTTGTAAGGCTATTGCACTTCTTCACTCCGCCGGTAGTGGAAAGACTTCAAGGACGAGGGAGCTTATACTTGGTATGGAAGGGAAGCATGTGGTCCTTTATATGGCTACGCGCCTAATCCTTTTAAACAGAGAGATTGATAAACTTAGAGAGGTAAAAAAAGAGTCCTCTAAAAGTATAGAACTGGTTTATGAAAGGGGCAAGTATAAAGGTAATGTAGCCATAGATAGGGGTACTCATTTTAAGTCTGTGGGAGGGAAAAGAGAGGGTAAGCTACAGGCTACGGTGAAGAAGATATATGAATTGGTGCAGGATAAAAGGCCAGATTTGGTGTGGGCCTTTGCCACCATTCAAAGCTTGGTAGAGACCGCCCGCGGTGGTAAAACTTCAGAACACTTAGATACACTTTTGGGACCATACTTTAAAGATTATCACATACACATAATCCTTGATGAATTCCTCGGTTATAAAAACGGCTTTTTTGCCATAATGGAGATGCTTAGGTTTTTAGAAAAAGTAAGAAGTAAAGGAAGGAAGGCAAGCCTTTATATCTTTGACGCCAACGGCTATTCTCCAAACCTTTTGTTAAAGCTTATGGAAGAGTATAAAGAGTTTGAAGTGGTGCCAGATTCCTTAGTTTTGAGCCAATATGAGGATGAGGTAAAGACCTATTATAAAGACATTCCTTTTGAGGTATATGCCAAGCATGGCTTTCCAGCCAATGGACTTGTGGTAAGTAAGAAGTTTATTAGAGTGGAAAAGAAAGAAGAAATTCCAAAGCATTTGGCAAGTTATATAAAAGAAACCTTAAATAACAAGGAAAGCACGGGCTTTGCCTTTATTCAAGATAAGGAGATTATTAACGACCTTGTCAGAGAATTGGAAGTTTTTGGGCTTTCTTCCATAAGGGTGCATGCCAGTTCTAAAAAGAGCCAAGAGCAGATAAATAATGGCTGGGAAGATGTGATTTTAGGCACTTCATCTGTTTCAAGGGGTCTTGACTTTAGCAGGCCACACAAGCCGGTGGATTATATATACATAGTGGTCCAATCATGGGGCATAGAAAACAACTTGGTGGAGACCATACAAGCCTTGTCGCGTTCAAGGGGGGATGAAATAACAGAGAACAGGCCAAAGCATCTTCATCTGATTTATATAATAGACCAAAATATAGACAACGCCGTAGATAACATAGCCAGTTATATGGATCATCCTGACAAGGACCTTGTAAGGCTTATATACACAAAGGAACAGCTGGAAGGCTTTTTGGACCTTGATGTAGCTATCACAAAAATTGTAGAACAGTTCCTTTCAAAGCCAGAAGATAAGGTGCTTGTGCCAGTGCCTACACAACACAAGAGCAGGTATATAGACAACGTAATATCCAGGTATGAAAACGCAGTAGCCTTTGTGGATGATATATATGATATAGAAAAGCAAGAGGATATACGCGATTTTAAGGAGCTTTTGAAAAATATAGCGTACACCTATACATCCATCAAAAGGACTTTTCAGAAGTTTAGCTACTACCATCCTTACATACTCCTTGAGGATTATGAAATCTTTTTCCGCATAGACAATGAAAAAAGATGGAAGCTTAAAAAACTCTTTGAGAGTGTAAAACCTATCTTGAAAGAACACAATAATGAAAGAACGCAGGAGCTGGAGGAATTTTTGGAAGAAGTTTTGCCTACAGAGGAAAACAAAGCGCCGTTGATTATACCTGTTTATTCTATGGTTTTTGTAAATAACTGGCTAAGGGAAAATGAAAAGCTTGAGCTTAAGATAAGTAAGAGAGCTGGTAGGGGTAATGCGGAGGTCTTGGGTGGCGATTTGGAGCCAAGGACTCTTTGCTATTTGGGTAGTCATATAGAGTATGCCTGCATACCTTTGGGAGAAAACTATCCTTATAAAGAGGTTTTAAGTGGCAGGTTTGCCAAGTTTCCTGTAAAATTTATCAAAAGCCTTTTGGAGGGGTAA
- a CDS encoding Xaa-Pro peptidase family protein: protein MRERIAKVQNLLEKNNLDAFLFSSQPNVFYLSGFRSSHAYVVVSKHSHHLLTDGRYYQKAKEELKDWDVILLEGNVIKAIERLLKKIGAFKVGYEEDRVSCEFRRRLKGGLRWVGKAGFLKHMRAIKDSTEINLMREGVGISDRVYMSILNKIREGMTELELRSLIVSEFFKAGAMGESFPAIVASGKGSAIPHWETSTRPIKHGQPLLIDMGLLWKGYCTDFTRTLHLGRASSEFKKIYNIVKDAHLFALEKVKVGRKISEIDKTARDYIKKKGYGKFFIHSTGHGVGIEIHEFPRVYYKGVDKDVIIEEGMVFTIEPGIYLGGKFGVRLENIVAVIRGVGEPLSKVSLDLIEI from the coding sequence ATGAGAGAAAGGATAGCGAAAGTTCAAAACCTTTTGGAGAAAAATAACCTTGACGCCTTCCTCTTTTCCTCACAGCCCAATGTCTTTTACCTTTCTGGCTTTAGGTCCAGCCATGCCTATGTGGTAGTAAGCAAGCACTCTCACCATCTTTTGACGGACGGAAGGTACTATCAGAAGGCAAAGGAGGAGCTAAAGGATTGGGATGTGATCCTTTTGGAAGGCAATGTGATAAAGGCTATAGAAAGGCTACTTAAAAAAATAGGTGCCTTCAAAGTTGGCTATGAGGAGGACAGGGTGAGCTGTGAGTTTAGAAGGAGGCTAAAAGGGGGCCTCAGATGGGTTGGCAAGGCTGGCTTTTTGAAGCATATGAGGGCCATAAAGGACAGCACAGAGATAAACCTAATGCGGGAGGGAGTAGGAATAAGCGACAGGGTTTATATGAGCATACTAAACAAGATAAGAGAAGGCATGACAGAGCTTGAATTAAGGTCCCTTATTGTCTCGGAGTTTTTTAAGGCTGGTGCCATGGGTGAGAGCTTTCCAGCCATAGTGGCAAGCGGTAAAGGTAGCGCCATACCCCACTGGGAGACCTCCACAAGGCCCATAAAACATGGCCAGCCTCTTTTGATAGACATGGGCCTCCTTTGGAAGGGCTACTGCACAGACTTTACGCGCACCTTGCATTTAGGAAGGGCAAGCTCAGAGTTCAAAAAAATATACAACATAGTAAAAGATGCCCATCTTTTTGCCCTTGAGAAGGTAAAGGTGGGAAGAAAGATTTCAGAGATAGACAAGACTGCAAGGGATTACATAAAAAAGAAAGGCTATGGAAAGTTCTTTATACATTCTACAGGCCATGGTGTGGGCATAGAGATCCATGAGTTCCCAAGGGTGTATTACAAGGGAGTGGATAAGGACGTTATAATAGAAGAAGGTATGGTCTTTACCATAGAGCCGGGCATATACCTTGGCGGTAAGTTTGGCGTAAGGCTTGAAAATATAGTGGCCGTAATAAGGGGCGTGGGAGAACCTCTTTCAAAAGTTTCTCTTGACTTGATAGAAATTTAG
- a CDS encoding ATP-binding protein, with product MLYGPTASGKSSLLYALMVFNKIITNPNQPIDNFFDLGFIDLGGLKECLYGKDEELAMEISYSTNSGEFGISLKKDKANTYLKYKNIKLTAEFSIPYKQTKIFETKIDLKTLKGKAYWNGFYVLGLSGSVEEEGQTGNLISKLNEIANTIKQVDIAPHNRGFFEAFYSHYLRYEVPHVLISDEEVASAIINQEDLVPKISKALEEIANKSFRIHPIQGIPLSRFLIQEKGSNQEILITNEGFGINQVVYMFAKLYLKDKKIILIEEPEIHLHPSIIRKLAKIMCKIVEEENKQIILTTHSEVFVSSLLSAIRRKDISHKKVKFYLVEKEKGETIFKEQECDERGRIKGGLSSFMEGELEDLKAFFEI from the coding sequence GTGCTTTATGGACCAACGGCAAGCGGAAAATCCAGCCTACTATATGCTCTTATGGTATTTAACAAAATAATAACCAATCCAAACCAACCCATAGATAATTTCTTTGACCTTGGATTTATAGACCTTGGAGGCCTAAAAGAGTGCCTTTATGGAAAGGATGAAGAATTGGCCATGGAAATATCTTACTCAACAAACTCTGGAGAGTTTGGTATATCCCTAAAAAAGGACAAAGCAAACACCTATCTTAAATACAAAAACATTAAGCTAACTGCGGAGTTTAGCATACCTTATAAACAGACAAAGATATTTGAGACAAAAATAGACCTTAAAACTCTAAAAGGTAAAGCCTATTGGAATGGTTTTTATGTGCTTGGCTTGTCTGGAAGCGTGGAGGAAGAAGGACAAACTGGAAATTTAATCTCTAAGCTTAATGAAATAGCCAACACTATTAAACAGGTTGATATAGCACCGCATAACCGTGGATTTTTTGAAGCTTTTTATTCACACTACCTAAGGTATGAAGTTCCACACGTCCTTATATCCGATGAAGAGGTAGCATCAGCCATAATAAACCAAGAAGACCTTGTACCAAAAATAAGCAAAGCTTTGGAAGAGATTGCAAACAAAAGCTTTAGGATACATCCTATCCAAGGCATACCATTATCAAGATTTCTTATACAGGAAAAAGGTTCAAATCAAGAGATTTTAATTACCAACGAAGGCTTTGGAATTAATCAGGTAGTTTATATGTTTGCAAAGCTTTATCTAAAAGACAAAAAGATAATACTCATAGAGGAACCAGAAATACACCTACATCCATCCATTATTAGAAAGCTTGCAAAAATTATGTGTAAAATTGTGGAGGAAGAGAACAAACAGATTATATTGACTACACATAGTGAAGTTTTTGTATCTTCCTTATTGTCTGCCATTAGAAGGAAGGATATATCACACAAAAAGGTAAAATTCTATTTGGTAGAAAAGGAAAAGGGAGAGACCATATTTAAGGAGCAGGAATGTGATGAAAGAGGGAGGATAAAAGGCGGGCTTTCTTCTTTTATGGAAGGAGAATTAGAAGACCTAAAAGCATTTTTTGAAATTTAA
- a CDS encoding LacI family DNA-binding transcriptional regulator yields the protein MKKIKLQPQVKPKLLLRLEGGLELLTKTSEELLQEIEEKPHIKLTLRTRPRWFYQDYKEPQISYRESEIKKVEEQIRYEFDGLDLDIAFEIVANLDHRGFFVGRIKDIANHYGVSQEYVEDIRDFIKREIEPLGVACKDLEEFILLQLEELYPKEKDLHKEVLEVLKGESKSLRAREVLSRLKLSPFEGEETVYQSGSVDVVFEHDGKQWYIFLMDDFLEIEGSKPLSFILELRRRVLRVACDLILERQEGFLLKGEPLKSLSLSQVAERAGVSLSTVSRIVRRKYARTPMGIYPLRFFFVREGKEGLSREEILRALKELLEGEGKGKSDAELSKILQEKGIKIARRTVNKYRRMLEK from the coding sequence TTGAAGAAGATAAAGCTACAGCCTCAAGTAAAGCCAAAGCTTTTGCTAAGGCTTGAAGGAGGCCTTGAACTGCTTACAAAAACTTCAGAAGAGCTTCTTCAAGAGATAGAAGAAAAGCCACACATAAAGCTAACACTGCGCACAAGGCCAAGGTGGTTTTATCAAGACTACAAGGAACCTCAGATAAGCTACAGGGAAAGCGAGATCAAAAAGGTAGAAGAACAGATAAGGTATGAGTTTGATGGCTTAGATTTGGATATAGCCTTTGAGATAGTTGCCAACCTTGACCACAGAGGCTTTTTTGTAGGAAGGATAAAGGATATAGCAAACCACTACGGAGTGAGCCAAGAGTATGTGGAAGATATAAGGGATTTTATAAAGAGGGAGATAGAGCCTTTGGGCGTTGCCTGCAAAGACCTAGAAGAGTTTATACTCCTCCAGCTGGAAGAGTTATACCCTAAGGAAAAGGACCTGCACAAGGAAGTCTTGGAAGTGTTAAAGGGTGAAAGCAAAAGCCTCAGGGCAAGGGAAGTGCTATCTAGGTTAAAGCTTAGTCCCTTTGAGGGGGAGGAAACAGTCTATCAGAGCGGTAGTGTGGATGTGGTCTTTGAACACGATGGCAAACAGTGGTATATCTTCCTTATGGATGACTTTTTGGAGATAGAAGGTTCCAAGCCCCTTTCCTTTATACTTGAGCTAAGAAGGAGGGTTTTGAGGGTGGCATGCGACCTAATACTGGAAAGGCAAGAGGGCTTTTTGCTGAAGGGAGAGCCACTAAAAAGCCTGTCTCTCAGTCAGGTGGCAGAAAGAGCGGGTGTGAGCCTTTCCACCGTTAGCAGGATAGTAAGAAGAAAGTATGCAAGGACGCCCATGGGCATATACCCCCTAAGGTTCTTCTTTGTAAGGGAAGGGAAGGAAGGTCTAAGCAGAGAAGAGATTTTAAGGGCCTTAAAAGAACTTCTGGAGGGTGAAGGAAAGGGCAAGTCAGACGCAGAGCTTTCTAAGATATTGCAAGAAAAAGGTATTAAAATAGCAAGAAGGACGGTAAATAAGTATAGAAGGATGCTTGAAAAATGA
- a CDS encoding ATP-binding cassette domain-containing protein yields the protein MKSSLLSLEKVSKLFKVGLFTKRLVWAVRDVSLSISHGEVFSLVGESGSGKSTIGKLILRLERPTSGLIHFEGKDPFKMGKEYTKLVSAVFQDPRTSLNPRMKVSEIVEEPLLVHGISQRKEKVIEALQKAGLGEEFLERRPENLSGGQRQRVAIARAIVLRPKLIVADEPTSSLDMSYRAGILDLFLKLKEEGISTLLITHDLRAVERIGDRVAVLYKGKLMEMGSAQEVLKRPLHPYTQYLISTMPVKHPSQRKTYLEDMPQEEWEGVCPFLSQCKYRLKECKEGVKEVMVDGRILSCNLY from the coding sequence ATGAAGAGTAGTCTTCTCAGTTTGGAAAAAGTTTCCAAGCTTTTTAAAGTAGGACTTTTTACAAAGAGGCTTGTTTGGGCTGTGAGGGATGTAAGCCTTTCTATAAGCCATGGCGAGGTCTTTTCTTTAGTTGGGGAGTCTGGCTCTGGCAAAAGCACCATAGGCAAACTAATCCTAAGGCTTGAAAGGCCAACATCTGGCCTCATACACTTTGAAGGAAAGGACCCCTTTAAAATGGGAAAGGAATACACCAAGCTCGTCTCTGCAGTTTTTCAGGACCCAAGGACCTCCCTAAACCCACGCATGAAGGTCTCAGAGATCGTAGAAGAACCTCTTTTGGTGCATGGCATTTCTCAAAGGAAAGAGAAGGTAATAGAAGCCTTGCAAAAGGCTGGGCTTGGTGAGGAGTTTTTGGAAAGAAGGCCAGAAAATCTTTCGGGCGGTCAAAGGCAGAGGGTTGCCATTGCAAGGGCCATTGTTTTAAGGCCCAAGCTTATAGTGGCGGATGAGCCAACTTCTTCTTTGGATATGTCCTACCGTGCGGGCATCTTGGACCTATTTTTAAAATTAAAGGAAGAGGGTATAAGCACCTTGCTTATCACCCATGACCTAAGGGCTGTGGAAAGGATAGGTGATAGGGTAGCCGTTCTTTATAAGGGAAAGCTTATGGAGATGGGAAGTGCGCAAGAGGTGCTAAAAAGGCCACTCCATCCCTACACCCAATACCTTATCAGCACCATGCCTGTAAAACACCCCTCTCAAAGGAAAACCTATCTGGAAGATATGCCCCAAGAGGAATGGGAAGGTGTATGCCCCTTTTTGTCCCAGTGCAAGTATAGGTTAAAGGAGTGTAAAGAAGGAGTTAAGGAGGTAATGGTGGATGGACGCATCCTCTCATGCAATCTATACTGA